CACCCCGCCGACCGAGATCGGGTTCGGGCGGCATTCACCGCAACCCGCGCCCTCGTTGGCGCCTATGAAATCGATTTTCGTATCCTTCTCGGTGAGGAAATTAGGTGGATATCGGCCCGCGGACTGGGCAACGATGAGGGATTGCACAAGGGGCAAATGTCGGGCGTTTTTCTCGACGTTACCGGCCGCAAGCAGGCAGAGGAAGGTCACGAACTCCTTGCTGGCGAGATGAGCCATCGGGTCAAGAACCTTCTGGCAATTGCGGCAGGTCTCACCAATCTGACCTCGCGCTCGGCGACATCTGTTGCAGAGATGGCCAAGGAACTGACCAATCGGCTAACCGCGCTGGGGAGAGCGCATAATCTTGTTAGGCCTCTTCCGGATGAGCAAGGACGTGCCGCACTGTTGGGCGATCTAATTTCCGTACTCCTGGCGCCTTACGACGATACCGGGGCTTTCAGCGGGCGAATTCGTGTGGCCGTTCCCCGCATGGGAATCGGTGAACAGTCCGCGACAACCCTGGCACTGGTCATCCACGAATTGGCGACCAATTCCCTGAAATATGGAGCTCTTTCCGTCGAGTCAGGCATGCTGGATATTTCCGGGACTGCCACGGACGATGAAGTGTTTCTCGTATGGACTGAGCACAGCGGTCCGATGGTGAAGCCGCAGGCAGAAGCAGGGTATGGAAGCAAGCTACTCAACAGAATTATAACGGGGCAATTGCTCGGTTCCATAGAAACGGAATGGTCCGAGGGCGGCATCATCGTGTCCGTAAAAATGAGCGCCCAACGGTTGGCTGCCTAGGAACGTGTATTGTGCTCCTGAACGCTAGAACGATCCAAAACTGCTGAATGGCGGAAGGCGTCGCAAGCGGAATGTCGGCTTCTGGTGCCCGATCAACCACAGCTGCCGTGCCTTGTATCAGCGATCCGGCCGGAGGCAACTGGGCGCCTCCGAGGCTGACCCATCGCTTCTCGCGGCTCTGATCACATAACGAACGAGCGGTTGGGCCTAGGAGGCGATCCGCTGACAGAATGACTTGAGCTTTAATTGTTGACTATTATATTCATGTTAAGTAGATGTCGGCCGTATAGCCAGCCACCCGCCTGACCCGGTCAAGCCAGCAAAGCGTTATTCCTTTGGGGGCCTAAATGATCGGACATACCACGCGCGCCAGCTCGGCGGGCGACAGCAAAGCTGTGCGCAGACAGTCGTTGCGCGCGCTGCTCGGCAGCACAATCCTTGCTTCAGTGCTCATGTGCGGGGTCTCCGTGACCCTGGCTCAAGACAATATGAGCGGCACTCAGATAACCATGCTGCAGCGGCTAGTGATCACTTCAACGCGCACCTCTCAGCGACTGCTTGATGTACCTGCAACGATCACCGTAATCGGTCAGGATCAGATCAACGAACGGGTCGTCCGCGACATTCAAGATCTGGTGCGCAACGAGCCCGGCGTTTCCGTTGACCGGCAGACCTCGATTACCAATCCCTGGGGCCAGCTCACCGGCTTCACCATCCGCGGCATGAGCGGCAATCGCGTACAGATGCTTGTCGATGGCAGCCGCGTGCAGGAGCGCATCACTGACGGCAGCCGCGATTTCGTCGATCCCTTCAACATGAAGGCCGTTGAAATCATGCGCGGTCCGAACTCGGTGCTGATGGGCGCCGATGCGCTTGGAGGCACGGTAGCGTTCCGGACGCGCGATCCATCCGATCTGCTCGAAGGTTCAGACAAGCCATGGGCTGTCGAGGTGCGGACATCTTTCGACAGCTTCGATAATTCCTGGCGCAAGCAGATCACTGGCGCTTATGATTTTGGTCCCATGCAAGTGCTGGGCAGCTTTGGCCATCTCTCCGCAAATGAAGCCAAGCTGACCAATGCTGATCCTGACGGTGCGCCTTGGGCCGCGTGCCCGCGTCCGACCTACTTTCGTTGCGACCAGCTGTATCCAGCCGATACCAGTGCCTATAACGGCCTGGTGAAGCTTGTGATTGCACCCAATGCCGATCACGAGATCAAGCTGACCGGCGAACTCTTCGATCGCAATACCGTTATCCAGCAGATCTGGGATTCAGGTGCGAGGACGGGCGGCTATGTGAGCAATGCCTATCCGCGCGAGCTCGACATGACCCGCTACCGGCTCGCCGTTGAGCACAATTGGCAGGTCAATGCGCCGTGGCTCGATAGCGTCAAGTGGCAAGTTTCTTACTCGCCGCAGAAGCGCGTCACCAACAGCATCTCTTATCGCACTTATCCGACCCGCACTCAGACGGTTACCCAGTTCCGCGACTACAGCGAGCGCTTCCTTGAGGCCGATCTGCAACTGGTATCCTCGTTCGGTGTCGGTCCGACCAACCATACCCTGACCTATGGCTTCGACGGTGATATCGCCAGGAGTGACTATACTGGCACCAATACGACTTGGAGATCGGATGGCGTGATCACGCCGCCGGCCATCAATCAGGGGTTCTCGTTCCCTAAAGTGGAGACGGTGCGCGCCGACTTCTTCCTACAGGATGAGATCAAAGCCTTCGATGACCGACTGACGATAACACCCGGTCTGCGTCTGGCTAATTACACCATCTCTCCCGATGCCAGCTACGCCAGCCTTCCGGGTTATAAGCCGGGCGAAGTAAACAGCACCGAATTGATCAAGAAACTCTCAGTGCAATATGAGCTGACTGACAATTTCTCAGTCTACGCAGCCTATGGCGAAGGCTTCAAGATGCCGAGCGCCCAGCAATTGTTCCAGTCCAGCCTCGGCATCGGCACTACTGGTCTCGTCAACATCACGCCAAATCCCGAGCTGAAGCCGGAATCGGTCAGCAACTACGAAGCCGGTATTCGTGGCGAGTTTGATAAGGGCTGGTTCAGCGTGACCGGTTTCTATTCCAAATACGATAACTTCATTCGAGGCCTGCAGCCGCGGCCTGGCGCTCCCCTCGACCCCGCCGGCGATCCGACAGTCTACTGGTCCGACAACGTCGAGTTGGTCGACCTCTATGGTATCGAGTTTGGTGGGGAGTATGAGTTCTACGAGAACATCTTTGCCACTGCCAATCTGACTTGGCAGCATGGTTCGCAACGCGTCAGTTCGGGGGCGGCGACGACACCATTCGACGGGACCACCCCACTGACGGCCGTTCTTGGTATTCGCTACGAAATGCCGGAAAACGGTCTGAAGTTTGAACTGCTGACCACGCTCGCCTCCGGCGTCACCGAGCGCGCCGATCCCGCTGCCTTCAAGCCCGATGGCTATGCGCTGCTCGATGGCTACGTCACCTGGAAGCCCACGGAAAATGTGGAGATCAACTTCGGTGTCCAGAACATCTTGGACACTAGATATTTCCCCAACACGCTAACTGGCTACGCAGCCAACCAGACCGACATCGCCGTGCAGGGCCAGAACCCACTGGCAGCCCAGGTTGGCCCCGGCCGTACGTTCAAGATCGGGACCTCGGTCAAGTTCTGATCAGGCGATGCCCAGAGACATTCCAAACAACAGAAGGGCGCCCCGCGCCCTTCATTCTTGAAGGATTTTGTCGTGTTGCGCGCTCTCTCCCAGTTCTGGCGCCTGCTGAAACTTTGCATTTCAGGTCCCCGCGGTAAGATGGGCATTGCCTTCTTTGTCGCGATCGTCGTCCTGGATTTCGTCGGCATTGCCACCTCCATTCGCCTGGTACACTGGAACGGCGACTTCTATGGTGCGCTTGAGGCAATGAATGGGTCCGAAGCTATCAGGCAGGTCGGCGTTTTCTTCCTCATTGTGGCGGCGAACGTCTGTATTCATCTGATCGGGCTTTACCTCCGCAAGATGTTGCAGATGCGCTGGCGCCGTACGCTCACTCAGGGCGCCCTCGATATATGGCTCAACAATCGCGCCTACTGGCATCTCGCCAACAGCGCCGATAGCATGTCCAATCCCCAGAGCCAGCCGGTCGACAATCCCGACCAGCGCATTGCCGACGACTGCAAGTTCTTCATCGAGAAAGTGCTTAGCGAGGCGCTCGATCTTATCGGTCGAGTCGCCGGCTTATTCTCATATATCGTCCTGCTTTGGAGCCTCGCCAGCTTCCCGCTGTCGCTTGCCTTCATCGGCCTGCCGTGGGACGTCCCGAACTATATGGTCTGGGCCGCCTTTCTTTATGTCGCGCTATGCAGTCTGCTTGTTCATTTTCTGGGCTACCCGCTAAAGGGGCTGCTGGTGGAGCAGCAGCGCCGCGAGGCCAATTTTCGCTTCGCCCTGGCCCGCCTGCGCCTCAATTACGATGAAGTGGCCATGTCTGCCGGTGAACGGGCAGAGCGCGGCGTTTTCAACAGCCGCTTCGACGCCATCATCGCCAACTGGCGCAGGCTGATCAACCGCGATCTGATCCTAAGCTGCTTCACCTTTCCCTATTCCAGCACCGTGTTGCGCGTGCCGCTGTTCGTTGCCTTACCCGGGTACCTCGCCGGTCATGTCGCCTTCGGTGGGCTCATGTCGCTCAGCATGGCCTTCTCCAATGTTGTGACAAGCCTTTCATGGTTCGTCTTTTCCTATCGCGATCTATCTGATCTGGTTGCGGCCTCGTCACGCCTCGATGATTTTCTCGAGGCCGCCAAGGCAGCAGGGCGAACCGGTCGGCGCATCGCCCAGCACGACTCCTCCGATGGTGTTCTCGGCCTCAAGGGTCTTGCTTTGGAAACGCCGCAGGGGACCGTCATGCTAAACATCCCCGACTTCGCAATTACCCGCGGCGAAGCCGTGTGGCTGTCTGGTGCTTCGGGCCTTGGCAAGACTACGCTCATCAAGACGCTGGCCGGGCTATGGCCGCATGGCTCGGGGGAAGTCTTTACCCCCAGCGCTTCAATGATCGTCTTGCCGCAACGTCCCTATTTTCCCATCGGCGACATCCACGATGCTTTGGCTTATCCGCGTGACAAGCAGGACTTCGGTGCGGAGGACCTCGATATTGCCTTGGCCAAGGTCGGCCTTGGTGAACTGGCTGATGTGGAATTCGGCCGCTCCGATACCATGGCGGCCCATGGCCTGTCCGGTGGCGAGCAACAGCGTCTCGCGCTGGGCCGTTTGCTGGTCCACAGACCGCAATGGGCGCTGCTCGACGAGCCAACCTCTGGTCTCGATATTGCTGCGGAGACCGAGCTTCTCTGCATACTGCGGCGCGAACTACCCGACACCACTTTCATCATCGTTGCCCACCGGCCGCCACAGGGGCTCGGCTCCTTGCGTCACATCACACTCGACCCTGGCGCTTCGCCTGCGTCGCTTCTCCATCCTGATCTTCAACCTGCCTGACCTGAGACCATGACTGAAAACAATCCACGTGAGCGACTTCCCGTGCCGGCCGCCTCAGTAATTCGGGCACTACCCTCCATGGGCAAGCTAATGGTCACTGCAAAGCGCGCCGGCGCTACGCACGAGCGCATCGGCACGATCGAAGCTGTAACCGTTGACGATGGCTGGCTGGTTTGTTCCGGCGTCGAGCACGACAGTCGTATGGACCCATCTGCCGTTGCGACGATCATCGTTGATCGCACCAGCGTTATGGGCGAGCAGGCCTATCCGCGCATCGACTTCCTCGATGTCGATGCTGAATGCCTGTTCAGCGTCGTCGGATTTAACGGGCTAGAGCCTTTCGACGCCGCTCTAGCACAATTCGGTGCGGGGGAAGCCCTCCCCGAAAAGCCGGTCGAGCCGCGCGGAGAGCGACCGAATGTCGACCCGGAGGAGATCGGAACGCGACCCTTTAATTTGGCGAGGGACACGAAGGCGAATATTATGATCGCTTTTAGCCGTCCAGGCTTTGTACAGAAGTGGACGGGCATGGTGGAGAAGGTCAATCCGGCCATGGGCTTCATCAACATCATGCGCGCCGATTTCCACCTGCATCTCAAGGCCGGTACCGTGTCGGACTGGCGAGCTTCCGGCGACGGCACCAATATGATTCACGAGGCATTGGACCAGGATGGCGTGCCAACTGGTCTAGTCGTGCGCGGTCTGCCTGCCGCTATAACAACATGATCTCGCGTCCCATGCATGTCGTCGGTGGCTGGGTTGAACCAGCCAGCGGCACCGCCGCGAGGCATGGCGACCTGCTGGCGCGTGCCGCGCGCCAGCAGGTCGTGTTGCTCGGTGAGACGCATGATCGTTACGATATCCATCGCTGGCAGATGCATGTCTGCGCGGGCCTTCTAGCCTTTCGGCAAGATATAGCCGTGGGCTTTGAGATGTTCCCGCGGCGGGTGCAACCCGCGCTCGATCGCTGGGTGGCGGGTGAGCTGGACGTGCCAACGTTCCTGGCCGAAAGCGAATGGAACGCAGTCTGGCGCTTCGACCCGGCTCTCTATCTTCCCATCTTCGAATTCTGCCGCCAGTTCAAGCTTCCAATGCTGGCGCTCAACTGTGAACGCCCCCTGGTCACACGGGTGGGCAAGGAGGGCTGGGACGCAATCCCCGAGGCAGAGCGCGACGGACTGACGCCGGCAAAGCCCGCCACTCAGGCTTATCGCGACTACCTGTTCAGTCTCACTGGCGGACCACGCCCTGACCGGGAGGCCAAAAGTAGTGCCGACCCGGCCTTCGACCGTTTCGTGCGCGCACAGCAAACCTGGGACCGCGCATTCGCTTGCAATATTGCGCGCCACCTGGACCAGCCTAACCCGCCACTGGTCGTCGGCATTATCGGACGCGGTCACCTCGAATATCGTTACGGCACGCCGTTCCAGCTTGCGGACCTTGGCATAAAGGACTGCGCCGTTCTGCTTCCCAGCGACGACGACCAGCCCATGGCACCCAGCCTTGCCGACGCCGTTTTCCGTCTCCCGGGACCGCCCGAACGGGCGGTGCGCCCAAATTCTCGTTGAAAGAACCCAGTATGCTCAAAAAGATCGTCCTGCCCTTCGCCTTTATGGGTGCCCTGTGTATCGGCAGCGCGCTGGCCCAGGAGGTTTCCGCACCATCGGGCCTGCCGGGAGGTGCTGCATCGCTCAATGAGGAACACGGCGACTGGACGGTATCCTGCCGGATGGTCAACACCGAGAAACTCTGTGCCCTGTCCCAATCGCTGGCCGATACCGGCAGCGGCGAACGTGTTCTGGCCGTTGAACTAGCTACCCCCGCTCTAGACCAGATCGAAGGCATACTTTTATTGCCTTTCGGTCTGCGCCTCTCGGACGGCATTACGCTTAAGGTCGACGCCAATCCTCTCGGCACCGCCCGTCCTTTCCTGACCTGCATTGCCAGCGGTTGCATTGTACCGTTGGTCTTTTCTGCTAGTCAGATCAGCGCCATGCGTGCCGGCAAGGCCATGACCATATCAGGTGCAAGCGCCGACGTCGGCCAGCCAATCGAACTGACGGTGTCGCTCACCGGCTTCTTGGTCGCTTCCAACCGCTCCGTTGAGCTCAGCAACTAAGTTCTCGAGACTGCGGTAGCATAGCCGAGTGCAGGACAATACAACTTGCTGACAGAGTCCTTGCTATAGTCCTGCCGGGTGGCTGGCAGGAAAATCGGAGAAGGTGAGTAGCAGCGCATCCATCATATCAACTAGCGGACATGCGCTGAGCATGTTGAGCACGCTACGTCCAACCTGAATAGCCGCTGATGCCTTTAAGCAGGGCGATCAATTGTCCTTGCTGCCCGGTGCCGGTCTTGCGAAATATCTGCGCCAGGTGCGTGCGCGCCGTGGCCACGGAAATGCCGCGCCGCGCAGCTATCTCCTTGACAGTGTGTCCAGCAGACAGATCGCCGGCAATGCCGGCTTCCGCCGCAGACAGATCGAATAATCCGCGCAAGACGGTGTCCGACGGCAGGTTACTATCCACAGCGTAGCCGGTGACAGCAACCACGGCGGCGCTGCGATCGAAAATATCGCGGGAAGCCCGATGAAGCGGAATCACATGGATGACGACGGCCCGGTCATTCTCCGCCAGCCGTATGGGGAATGATCGGATCTGGGGCGCTGTGGGGCGTTCCGGCGCGGCAAGGGCCGCCTGAAGCATCCTGTCGATCACGCGATCCCGTGCCGCGAGACGCCCAAATGCGGCAGGACGCAGAACATCCCCCAATCGTTCAAACAGAGCATTAGCTGAGATGACGACGCCCGAATCTCCGATCACGCAAGCCGGAATTTGCAGTGCATTCATGGTAGCGACGCTGGCTTCGGCGCGCTCAAGCTTAAGCCGTGAGGCCATCAGGGCCGCCCGCGCAAGATGGGGGCGAAGGCCGTCGAGCAACGCCAGTTCCTGCGGTCCGAAATCCGGTAGACCACTCTGGCGCTCGAAGGTGAAGAGCGCCATCTCGCCATCGGCCATATCCACCACCGAGCCCACCTGCCAGTCGGCACCGATCTTTTCCATATTGTGGTGATACGGATTATCTCCGTTGCGCTCATGGTCATAGAAAAAATTCGCGCGCTCAAGAAAGCCAGAATACTGCAGTTTACGCAGCCGATGAGCGGGCGGGTTTTCATACCAGAAAGGTGTTTCAGCAAATTCGGTGAGCGTATCCACCACGTTCGGCGTTGCCGCGAATAGCGGCGGTAATTTCTGGTCGATGATCAACATGGCGCCCGAGTTGGCGCCGCTGGCCCGGGCAATATCTTCCAGCACACCCGCCCATAGTTCGGGCACGAACGCAGCCTCGTAAATCCGGTCAAGAACAGTCATCCGATGGTGACCTCACACCAATTTTCCATCGCGATTGCCTCATGGCCAGAGGCAGAAAAATCGCTGTCGACCATCCGTCTCCATTGTTCGGACATCGCGGAAAATCTCCTAAGGGCGGCCCCGAGTTACTGCTTTGTCGGATTATGCCCAAAAGCCGCCGGATCGCAAACGAGGTCAAAAATTGACATTGCGAGTTTAAGGGGGAATCGCAGCTTTCAGCCAATAGATGACGCTCTGCGGCTCAACCAGAGGCCCCGAAAATCTGAGCTTCGAAACACCCTCCGGTCGGCCGCAAAAGGTGTCTGCAAAATCTAAACCACCGGGAGCGGGGGCGGTGAATGGTTTCCACCCGACAAGAGTCGGCCGTCGAGTGTCCACCCAGAACTGCCCGTCCGCAATCAGCCCTGGTCGTTGACGTTAGCAGACCGCGCCCACGCATAGCGACCGAGGCGCTCACTGAGCCGGTCAATATCTTGGCTAAGTAGCAACCTGCGTGCAAGCCATTGGGGCGACGCACTTTCAACGGCCTGTCCTTTAGGAGCGGAAGTCACACGCCAAGAGCGCGCAGTAGCCGGCCCTTTAGTCAGGCGCGTCGAGAACCAGGCCACCGGGGGTAAAGTTGAAAACTTCGAGACGCATCTCGTCTTCATTCGGTTTGCTTGCAAGGATGGTCAGACTAGCCGGCCCAACAGGGATGATCCGTCTGGGTGGCAGGTCCAGGAACGTCTGCAGCAAAGCGCGGATAACACCGCCGTGGCACACGACGAGCAATCGGTTCGCATTCTCGAAAGCGGCCTTGGTCGCCGTAGCAGTGCGCGTTGCGAAGCTTTCCCAGTCTTCTCCCCCTTCTGGCGCAAAAGTGCCGGCGCGCCAGGCACGATAGGCGTCTGGCTCATCGGCAATGATCGTTTCGATCTCACGACCCGTCCATGCGCCCACATCGACTTCACGCAGGCCTGGTTCTTTGACAGCCTCGGGAAAGCCCAACAAGTCAGCGGTCCTGCGCGCGCGACGCAGGTCGGAGGTAATAACCCGGTCGGGGGCCAGTTTTGCGATGGTCGGCGCGAGCGATACGGCCTGCGCCTCGCCCGTTTCGGACAGCCCGATATCGGCCTGTCCTTGCAATCTGCGAGCGGCATTCCATTCGGACTCGCCATGGCGCACCAGCAGCAAGCGTTTCACGACAGTCGCTCCCCATTTTGCGCGAATAGCGCGGCAGGGATCTTCGGCACCGTGAAATGAACCTTGTCTCCGACCTGCCGACGTGGCGCGGCATCGACCACGGCAGTGAGCCGAAGTGCTCCCTGCGTGCCAGTCAGCATAGTGCGTCCGGCCACGGGACTGGCCTCGGCAAAGTCGAAGGCCATGCTAGCCGCCGAGGGCTCGGCGCTGGCGATGAGGTCTTCGGGGCGATACATCGCCAGCGCATCCGCCGGCAGGTCCGCGGCGCGTTCGCGTGGCAGTGACGATACCGGTATCAGATTGGCCGGCGGTGTGCCGACAAAGGTAGCGACAAAGGCAGTGGCAGGGTTGCGCACCAGATCCTCCGGTGAGCCGAACTGTTCGACTTTCCCGCCGTTGAGTACCGCGACATGGGTCGCCATGGTCATGGCCTCAACCTGGTCATGGGTGACGTAGACGGAGGTTGCTCCGGTCGCGCGGTGCACGCGCAACAATTCCGTGCGCATCTCAACGCGCAGTTTGGCGTCAAGATTGGATAAAGGTTCGTCAAACAGCAGAATGGCTGGTCGTGGGGCGATCATCCGAGCGATGGCGACACGCTGCTGCTGGCCGCCCGAGATTTCGTTGGGATAACGGGCAGCCAGCGCCTCAATGCCTAGCATGCCGAGCACGTCGACAACCCGAGCTTTGCGCTCTGCCTTGCTGATGCCGGCGATCTTGAGCGGCCAATCGACATTGCCGGCCACCGTCATATGCGGCCAGAGCGCGTAGGATTGAAACACCAGGCCCGCATTGCGTCTGGTTGGGTCGATCATCCAGCCGCGGTCACCATCGGACACAGTGTCCTCGCCGAATTGGACCTGTCCGCCACTGGGTAGCTCAAGCCCAGCCAGCATACGCAGCATGGTGGATTTGCCGCAGCCGGAGGGCCCGACTAGCACGAGGAAGGAACCTTGCGGCACAGAAAGGGAAATGTGGTCGACGGCCTGAAAGGCGCCGAAGGATTTGGTGAGATTGTCGATACGGATCATGTTGGTATCTTACGATTTGAGCCAGGGCTGCGACTTGGCCTGCAACTGGTTGGCCAGCAGGGTCGCCGCAATCGAGATCACGAGGATCACGACGGTTATGGCATTGGCGAATTGGGTGAACCCTTCCGAGGCGTAGCGATAGGCCAGCACGGAAAGGAGCGGTGTGGTTGGCGTAAACAGCAGGACCACCAGCGATAGGTCGCGCATGATTTTAACGAAGACAATCAATCCACCCGCCGCCAGACCGCGGCTGGCCAACGGGACAGTGATCGCCGATAGGCGCCGAAGGAAACCGGCGCCGGTCATGCGGGCGCTTTCATCGAGGTCGCCCGAGACCTGCTGAATCACGGCACGACCGGTCTGCACCGAGAAGGGCAGGAGGTAAGCCGTGCCTGCAAGAAGCAGGAGCGGGAACGTGCCGTAGAGGGCGGGGAAGGGGCCTATCGGAGCACCGAACAGCGCGATATATGCCGCACCGAAGGCGATGCCAGGTACGAGCAGCGGCAGGAAGCTGATTTGGTTGATGATCCCGGCCAGCGGGCCCTTGCCATCGCGTGCCAGCACAAAAGCGACGATGAGGCCAATGATAGTGGTCGTGATCGCCACAGCTATGCCCAGCCCGATCGTTAATCCCGTTGCGGAGATGATGAACGGATTAGACCAGATGCCGGCCTGACCCTGTGCGATCGAGGGATTGGAGAGACCGCTCCAATAGTGCAGTGTCCAGTTCGAAAACAGGGCGGACGAGGCCGGCGCGAGCGACGAGGCGATGAGAATCACGACCGGCACGACAGTGGTCACGAGACAGATCAGTCCGGCGATTGCCAGCAGCGGCAGGCGCGCGGCGCGCAGCTCGAACCGCTTGGCCCGGCCGCCCTTGCCCGTGATGGTGGCATAGGACCGACGTCCGGAAATGACCTTATTGCCCAGCCACAGGAACAAGGCGGAGACCACGATCAGCAGGATGGCGATCACATAGCCACGCGCGGTCTGGCCAACTTCGATAAGACCGTAAAGGCGCGTCGCCATGGTCTGCATGCGCACTGGCAGGCCAAGCAAAGCCGGGGCGGCGAAATTGGACACCGCGCCGGCGAAGGTCAGGGAGGCGCCGGCTACAACCGCCGGCAGGGCGACGGGCAGCACAATACCGAGCAGGATACGGCCGCGCTTAGCCCCGGCCATTTGTGCGGCTTCGACCAGGTCGGAGTTGATTGTGGCGAGCGCCGCAGCAATGACCGTGAAAGCCAACGAATAATAGTGGGCGATCAGCACGATCAGCGTTGGCACCATGCCCCAGGCCAGCCAGTCCGGAATGGTGAGACCCAGGCCCTCCAGAAACCCAGCCTGGCCACCGACGCGGGAATTACGGATCAGGGAGCCCCAGGCCAGCGAGGTGGCGAAACTGGGGATCATGAAAGGCAAAGTGGACATCAGCCCGATGGTGCGCCGGAACGGCACGTCGGTCATCACCACAAGCCAGGCAAGAAAGCCGCCAATCAGCACACAACCACAGGCGACGCCGACGCCCAGAATGAGCGTATTGCTGAGCGGCAGCCAGAGCAGGTTGCGCGATAGCCGTCCGCTGGTGACATCGCTCCACGCCACAATAGCGTCAGGGCCCAGTGTGTCAGCCAGGATGCGCAATAGCGGCGCCGCGACCAGCACACCTAGAATGGCAAGAACGAAGAGTTTGAGCGCCAGGCGCCCATTGATCTGGAAAGGCCGCGCCATTGAGCGGACCGGAGCGATGGACATGATGGAATGACCCCGTGGGCTCCCGGCCAGGCCGGGAGCCGTTGCAATGGGACTTACTGCAGCGACAGAACCAGATCGCCAACGTCCTGGCGAATCTGAGCTGTTGCCGCCGGATTGATTGACCAAGCGGCGAAGTCCGCCAGCGGCACGGCATCGGGATGGCTGACAATGTCGCTGCGGGTGGCGTAGTCGCCGGCCACGTAGAACGGCTTGAAACCATCGCCGCCGGTT
This DNA window, taken from Devosia neptuniae, encodes the following:
- a CDS encoding ABC transporter permease; amino-acid sequence: MSIAPVRSMARPFQINGRLALKLFVLAILGVLVAAPLLRILADTLGPDAIVAWSDVTSGRLSRNLLWLPLSNTLILGVGVACGCVLIGGFLAWLVVMTDVPFRRTIGLMSTLPFMIPSFATSLAWGSLIRNSRVGGQAGFLEGLGLTIPDWLAWGMVPTLIVLIAHYYSLAFTVIAAALATINSDLVEAAQMAGAKRGRILLGIVLPVALPAVVAGASLTFAGAVSNFAAPALLGLPVRMQTMATRLYGLIEVGQTARGYVIAILLIVVSALFLWLGNKVISGRRSYATITGKGGRAKRFELRAARLPLLAIAGLICLVTTVVPVVILIASSLAPASSALFSNWTLHYWSGLSNPSIAQGQAGIWSNPFIISATGLTIGLGIAVAITTTIIGLIVAFVLARDGKGPLAGIINQISFLPLLVPGIAFGAAYIALFGAPIGPFPALYGTFPLLLLAGTAYLLPFSVQTGRAVIQQVSGDLDESARMTGAGFLRRLSAITVPLASRGLAAGGLIVFVKIMRDLSLVVLLFTPTTPLLSVLAYRYASEGFTQFANAITVVILVISIAATLLANQLQAKSQPWLKS
- a CDS encoding histidine phosphatase family protein, translated to MKRLLLVRHGESEWNAARRLQGQADIGLSETGEAQAVSLAPTIAKLAPDRVITSDLRRARRTADLLGFPEAVKEPGLREVDVGAWTGREIETIIADEPDAYRAWRAGTFAPEGGEDWESFATRTATATKAAFENANRLLVVCHGGVIRALLQTFLDLPPRRIIPVGPASLTILASKPNEDEMRLEVFNFTPGGLVLDAPD
- a CDS encoding ABC transporter ATP-binding protein yields the protein MIRIDNLTKSFGAFQAVDHISLSVPQGSFLVLVGPSGCGKSTMLRMLAGLELPSGGQVQFGEDTVSDGDRGWMIDPTRRNAGLVFQSYALWPHMTVAGNVDWPLKIAGISKAERKARVVDVLGMLGIEALAARYPNEISGGQQQRVAIARMIAPRPAILLFDEPLSNLDAKLRVEMRTELLRVHRATGATSVYVTHDQVEAMTMATHVAVLNGGKVEQFGSPEDLVRNPATAFVATFVGTPPANLIPVSSLPRERAADLPADALAMYRPEDLIASAEPSAASMAFDFAEASPVAGRTMLTGTQGALRLTAVVDAAPRRQVGDKVHFTVPKIPAALFAQNGERLS